In Humidesulfovibrio mexicanus, a single genomic region encodes these proteins:
- the truA gene encoding tRNA pseudouridine(38-40) synthase TruA codes for MAKTTTTTRIMLTLAYDGTDFCGWQHQGGVRTVQSDLEAAIARVVGEPTHVEASGRTDSGVHALGQRAHFDVPERYARVPWDKALNSLLAPDVRVLAAVPAPAGFHARFNAASKIYGYTLWLGQGPVNPLRRRFVWATPGLNLAAMDQAATLLLGTHDFNSFRNLGTPLGPRGTVRTLMRIWREPGPGPEECVWRFQANGFLKQMVRNIMGCLVEVGRGKVAPGDVRCILEKRDRAAAPATAPARGLCMERVFYPGEGDDAPDAGAPSKDAAHDEHQMGGLPGDSRGS; via the coding sequence CCACCACCCGCATCATGCTTACCCTGGCCTACGACGGCACCGACTTCTGTGGCTGGCAGCATCAAGGCGGCGTGCGCACGGTGCAGAGCGATCTGGAGGCCGCCATCGCCCGTGTCGTCGGGGAACCGACGCATGTGGAGGCCTCCGGGCGCACGGACTCCGGCGTGCACGCCCTGGGGCAGCGCGCGCATTTCGACGTGCCGGAGCGGTATGCCCGCGTGCCTTGGGACAAGGCCCTCAACAGCCTGCTTGCGCCGGACGTGCGCGTGCTTGCCGCTGTTCCCGCGCCAGCGGGCTTCCACGCCCGGTTCAACGCCGCAAGCAAGATCTACGGCTACACCCTGTGGCTGGGGCAAGGGCCGGTGAATCCCCTGCGCCGCCGCTTCGTGTGGGCCACGCCAGGGCTCAACCTGGCCGCCATGGACCAGGCCGCCACCCTGCTGCTGGGCACGCACGACTTCAACAGCTTCCGCAACCTGGGCACGCCCCTGGGGCCGCGCGGCACGGTGCGCACCCTCATGCGCATCTGGCGCGAGCCGGGCCCCGGGCCGGAGGAGTGCGTCTGGCGCTTCCAGGCCAACGGCTTTTTGAAGCAGATGGTCCGCAACATCATGGGCTGCCTGGTGGAGGTGGGCCGGGGTAAAGTCGCGCCCGGCGATGTCCGATGCATCCTTGAGAAGCGCGACCGCGCCGCAGCACCGGCCACGGCCCCGGCCAGGGGCCTGTGCATGGAGCGGGTGTTCTACCCCGGCGAGGGGGACGACGCCCCGGACGCGGGCGCGCCTTCGAAGGACGCGGCCCATGACGAGCATCAAATGGGGGGGC